attctggatagaaAACTTATACCCACAACTAAtctttgttggtcataaaagtgctgctggactctttgtGCTAAGGAGAGTCACTGGTCTGTCAATGACCAGGGCAGAAGGCACAGCACCTGTTACAGAGAGATTACTGGCAGAGGTTTCTCTGTGCTTTTCTGAAATTAGAAGGTTGGCTGCGGTCGATCTCAGAAGGCAGAATACCAGGTGTCTCGTGTCTCTGATAGGGTAGCAGAAATCATGTAGAATTGCTTAGCTGTAAAATGCACACATAAGCCAAAAATATGGTTCTACTGCTGTCTGGGAATGTGCTGCATGGCTTATTACTGTTGTCCATCAGAATTTCCCTTCCAAGACAGAAAGAAGCCTACACACCCAGCCTTTCTAAGCTGGTCCATCTACTCTAGGATTACAACAGATGCTTCTTGAATCGGAGTCACCCAATGGTCCTTCTAGCATGGCACTGTCTCTCCTGACTgacgggcagcagctctctgagGTCTTACATCCAGTCAGTTTATGGCTTGCTACTTTAGTTCTTCTCCACTGAGATTCCAGGGAGCTCATGTGCGCAAGGCATGTGCTCTCCTCCTATGCTGTGGCCCTAAAGCAAGTCCAATATTCTTCTCCAAGCAATTTATAAAGTCTCATAAACTGCCAATCAATGTCACCTGGTTCATTGAAATCCCCAGCTATTCTGACTGGGACAAGGGTGAAAATACCTTATCATTTTTTGCTTCTAATGATCCTCAACCACTTGAGGATTCAGTAAGATCTTGGACTGTGGCTGTCCTCCACTGGGATATGTCCAGTCCCTTTGTTTTTCTCTTCTGAACAATAAACCGTTTGCTGGTTGGATTGCCCAAGAGCTTAGCATAACACAATGGAAACTTTCCTTCATATTGCATCGTTTACGCAGCTGCTATGatgcagatttttaaattttatttatttatttatttgtgatttatatcccgcccttcccaccaggtggctcataAATAACATGTAATAGCTGCCCTAGGGAATAACGTATGAGTTGCATATTCCTTTTAATTGTTTGTATCTCATCATGGCTCTGAGGAGTCACAAATGCCGTTTTAGCCTCATTATAACCTCAGTGAAAGTCAATGTGGTACAATGGCAAAGACTGTTGGAAAAGGGTCtgtgagacctgggttcaaattccatgggagccatggaagctcactgagtgaccttgagacAGAAACACTCTTTCAacttaacccacctcacagggttgttgcgaagacaaaatggaggaaagagaAAAATGTAAGCTTTTTTGGGTacggaccaatactccctctaagctgcagagtcttgtgagaagaATTTCTaatttgtaagctactggcattatagaTGTGAGCTACttcacaaattagtttgctctgggaccatccttactgagctaagacagaaatgtgggagccagaagcttaaaaactgtgagctctgattacactaactctgcttagagggaacactgctcctgactggggagaaacacagagaatgaatgaatgaatgaatgaatgaatgaatgaatgaatgaattaagtAAACTGAACTGAGATGGAGAGGCTCGCCCAGGCCCACACAAGTGAACACTTGGGATCTTTTAACCATTGAATTACAATGTAAGGAAAGGAAGTCAGGATATTGTTCAGTTTTTGTGCCTGATATTGAGAATAAGCAGCTTGGGAGGGAGGTGGTTTTAAGTAAAATTCTTTGGTCCATAATCAgatttttccagcctgtcaaaatgtAGAAATGGTCACATTCTTTGATTTGTCTCAAATACCTGTATTTCAAATGGTTTTCTATTCCTTGTATCAAGTTCTCCGTTTGAAATAAAGGTGGGcaactgtattggtctgaagcagtagaacaaagtttgagcccagtgaccCCTTTAAATCctataaagtttaattctgagtatgaAGCTTATCCCCAGAACTAAACTTTattcttcttaaaggtgccactgggctcaaactttgttcaaaggTCTGTCAGTGACCAGGGCAGAATACACAGCATCTGTTGCAAAGAGGCTACTGGAAGAGCTTCCTCTGTGCTTTTCTGAAATTAGAAGGCTGACTGTTGTCAATCTCAGAACGCAGAACACCAGGTGTCTTGTCTCTCTGATTTGGTAGCAGAAATAATGTAGAATTGCTTAGCTGTAGACTGGGAAGAGGGGCAGGGGTCTGAAGAACCTGCACATGTATGCTGAAAAGGGGAGGTGGTTCTACTGTTGATTGGGAAGTGCCAGCCAAGACTGCCCAGAAAGCCCAAATTTCAGCTTTGGCCTAGGGAAGACTCAAAGGAGATGTTGCCACCCCTGGCCAGCTAGCCAGTAAGGGTGGGTGCTTGAGGCTACCACTCTGGCCGGTTACCACATCAGCAAGGGGCTGGCCGGGGAGTGTTGGAAGATCCGGCAGACTGCTTCACAGTAACTGTGTAGAGCACTGACTGGTTTATTTAAACTGCTCTGCTCCAGAGTCTCAGCAGAGAAGATATTTCCAGAACCCCACACTTCCCCTTTCTCTGTATCCTCTCTATTGTCACAGCATAGGTGGTTTTGGGCATCGGGATGGATCCTTCTGGGGGAGATGGGCCTGTGTGCCCACATCTCTCATTTTGGGGACTTCCCTTAAGGGGTCTTAGGGGTTGAACCACTTTGTGGTATGCCCAATTCATGGGTTGTTAATGGGTTCGCCAACATGTGGGAAATGTTACCagttaacagcagctgcccttgtggGTAGCACAACAAAATAATGTTACTCCCTGATTTTCCCCTGCAGGTGGGCTAAGAGAGCAGTTTATTAAGCAGTTGGCAGGTCACTCAATACTCAGATCCACCTCCATGCTGTGACAATGCTCCTTGGTCTGTAATCAATAAAAAGTTGTGGTCTTTTCAATTCCACAAAAGTGTCACTGTTTATGTTGTTTGCTCTCCTCATGGCCACTCCCTAATAAGGCCTGGGCCTGCAATGTGCTACTTAGCTTGCTACTGTTGTCCATCAGAATCTCCCTTCCAAGACAGAAGAAAGCCCACTGGGACAGattgcacattaaaaaaaaatgactagTGTAGGAGAATCAGAGATATGGGGGACAAAGGGTTAACATTCCACTGGAATGGAGAACTTGAGTGATAAGCTACTCCTTCTCTTTGATTGGCCAGTGCAGCTGAAGATAAACTTTCTGGCCAGTGAGGTGCTGAAGAGAGTTCAGTTCTGTTCAGTTCATTCCATTCCAGAGGTTTTGTCATTCCATTCTGAAGGCAGTCAGCTGGTTTCTGACAGAGTTTGGAGTCAGTGAGTCTGACAGGAAAAATCAGACAGGTTCACCTTAGAGCAGcagtgtcaaacatacagcctgggggccaaattaggcccctggaggtgtcttatcaggcccctgagcaactggctcttgtctgcttccttctccctctctcttgcttccttctgcatctcagcttgctttacaaggcttgctcaattgcacaggagctgcagagcaaaacctcaatttcctccattggttgaggctcctcttcctcctggtcccctgaggagggatgggaagagccagagcttcctttacccagttccccggatcccatgggagaaatacaaagaaagcatctttaagaccaacacatgaTAATGCGTTATTTTAAGTTTataaattgcagatttataccccacccttctccctgaatcagagactcagagcggcttacaatctcctatgtcttctcccccccccccccacaacaagacaccctgtgaggtgggtggggctgggaggctctcacagcagctgccctttcaaggacaacactgcaatagctatggctaacccaaggccattccagcagctgcaagtggaggagtggggaatcaaacccggttctcccatataagagtctgtacacttaaccactacaccaaactggttctctaatcttaaataggtacatacttggcccggcccaacacagcctggcccatcaaggtctcatttatgtcagatccggccctcatgagtttgacacccctgccttagagtgaaggaaaaagactcCTTTGCCTTAACTGTAGGATTCCTATCCTGAGGAAGAATTCATTAACAGATTTCAGAGTCTCAGTGTCAGCCTAAACTGAAATACACTTTACACAGACACCAGAACTGGGATGGTGATTTGCTGAGAATAACGGAGTAGCATGCTGAAATTCTCTTTCAAGTCAAAAGGAACAGGGTTGTATCTTCTGAGGAGAAGAAGATTAATTCCTACCCAGTTTATCTGGGGGTTTGTCTCTGAAGAGGACTCTGGGTCTGATGGGAAAAGGAAATGGTTTTAGACAAGTCAGGAGTCAGAAGCAAATTGTGTTTCCAAGAAGGGAGTGAATTAGGTGCTTAAAGAAAGAGACTaattccagggaaactgatactAGTCTTTATCATAGAGAACTCCATTCTGGATAGGATAGAAATAGTTTTCTAATCTAGTCTAATTTGGATGGATAGGGACGCAGGAAAGCATGTTCAACATCCATGGCAGAATGGACTTTACTATTTTAGAATGCAAGTGATGGATGCTGGTTAGAAAAACTCTCAGAACATGCATAAAAATACCACTCATGGttaaatttatttaattattaaatGTATTAAATTACAAAGGCCCACTAGCAAAGCATGATATGAAGTGATGTAGCTGcccacttttctttttttgcttgctaCACTGGTTTTCTTTTTCCACACAGGTTttgggtttaaaaaaacaaaaacaaaaaaacttgaGCATTCAGCAATGTCATTTCGTACTTGCATTTTAATCCCAGAATAATAAGCATCCCTGAGTAGGAGATTATTATTCTGATCTCAGAATAATAGGCATTCCATATTCAGAGAAGCATTCTAAAGTAGAACACAAGATGTACCAAAAGTAGATAAAGCCACCCAACACTGAACAATTTCTCGTACTTgaaggtggaaagtgccatcaagacacAGCTGCCAGGAAAACCTCAGGGCTGCTGCAGCCTGCCCGACATGGCATATACTTTCATAAAGATGGGGTAGCCACTGAGAAGATAGCTGGGCCTTGGCTGGCATAACTGCATGGCATCTAGGAAGAGAAGACCCTGCTAGTAACAGTGTAGAGGCTGCTTTAGAACACACTGAGCTTTTGAGTGGTTTTAAGTGTGAAGAAGgcaccttgaattggacctagGAATAGGTAGGCAAACATGTAATCCATAAATtggatgaattgcatccaagggttctaaaaagaGCTTGCgctatgtaatttctgagcctctgactgttatttttgagaattcttggagaacaagagaggtgccagaagattggaggaggTTGAATGTTGTccgcatcttcaagaagggggaaaaagatgtTCCggataactaccgacccatcagtttgacatctatacctggaaaagttttagaacaaatcatcagacagtcggtcctggaacatttagaaagaatggatgtgattactaagagacagcatggttttctcaagaacaagtcatgtcaaactaacctgatctctttttttgagaaggtgactatcttgctggatcagtggaatgctgtagacatcatttattttgatttcagtaaggcttttgataaggttccacatactatccatgttgacaagttggtaaaatgtggtccggatcctgttaccattaggtggatctgtaactggttgacagattacacccaaagagtgcttgtgaatggttcctcatcctcttggagaggagtggcaaATGGagagcctcaaggatctgtcctgggacatgttttgttcaacatctttatcaatgatttggatgaaggaatagagggaatgcttatgaaatttgcagatgatacgaaattgggaggggtttcaaacacagaagaagacagaaacaggatacaggatgaccttgacaggctgaaaaacggggctaaaatcaataaaatgaattttaatggggataaatgtaaagttctgcatttaggtaggaaaaatcccatgcatagttataggatgggggagacttgtcttagcagtagtatgtgcggaaaggatctaggggtcttagtggatcatatgctgaacatgagtcaacagtgtgatgtggtggctaaaaaggcaaatgcaattttgggctgtatcaacagaagtatagtgtccagatcacatgatgtgatggtatcgctttactctgctctggtaagacatcacctggagtattgtgttgagttttgggcaccacattttaagaaggatatagacaagttggaatgggtccagaggagggtgacaaagatggtgaggggtctggagatcaagtcctatgagaaaatgttgaaggagctgaggatgtttagcctggagaggagactgctgagaggtgatatgatcaccatcttcaagtatttgaagggctgtcatatatagaggatggtgaagaATTGTTTTatttggccccggaaggtaggaccagaaccaatgggttgaaattaaatcaaaagtgtttccaactcaacattaggaagaacttcctgaccgttagagtgattcctcagcagaacaggcttcctcgggaagtggtgggtcctccttccttggaggtttttaaacagaggttagatggtaatctgacagcaatgaagatcctgtgaatttagggggaggtgtttgtgagtttcctgcattgtgcagggggttggactcaatgaccctagaggtcccttccaactttatgattccatgattctataagGGAAGAGCAACTATATTTTtggccaaactgcccatctgattGCAGCTAAAGTCAAGCTCTTAGAATCTGAGGTCGAAACTTGCAGTGTTCTGTGGAAGTCTGGGTATGTGCAGTTTAATGAATCTGATGCAATCATAGTGGCTCTGCAGTAAAGGCTCCCTCCTACACCATCCAAGGAAAACAAAACCTTATGCCAGAACTCCTGTAATTTCTCTCTGTTTGTGGAAATAAGAACTGTTATATGATCTTAACCACAGGTCCACAGTGCCGATGAGGGCATATGGCAGGTGTCGCAAGGACTGCAAAATGTGTTTTATAGCAGAGGAAAAATTAAATTGCCACTGTCCAAACTCAGTGTTTGACAGAAATTTGCAAAACGACTGGCAGGTCCTAAGCAATTTCTAAGTAAGTCATCACAGCTACTCAGTGTTTGTGTTAGAAGCCCGGTCTTCTCAATACTTTGCCCACTGCCCTGTGGATCTCTTTGTTCCGCAAGCTATAAATGATGGGATTGATCAGGGGTGTGACTACTATGTAAAGGACAGCTGTCTGCTTGTCACGATCAATAACTGCATCAGCACCAGGTCTCATATACGTAAAGATGAGGATACTGTAGAACAGGATGACCACCACCAGGTGGGAGGTACAAGTGGAAAGTGCCTTCCGCCGTCCAACTCTTGATGGCATTTGAAACACAGAATAAAGAATGCACCCATAGGAGGTTAGGATAACTGAAAAGGGACCCACAAGGACTAATGTAGACACAAATAAAATAATGGGCTCTACGTAGTGGGCTTCTTTGCATGTATATTTAAATACAGCTGCCTGCTCACAGAAGAAGTGGTTGATGCGGTTGCTCCCACAAAAGGGGGCAGAAATAGTGCAGGTCACATTGACTGAAGCAAGGAGAAACCCAGATGCCCAGGAAGCTGAGATGAGCTGCCACTGACGTTTCCTGCTCATAACAGCAGCATATACCAAGGGGCTGCAAATGGCCAAGCAACGGTCATAAGCCATGGCAGTTAGAATAAAGCATTCAGTGCATCCCAGGCAGGTGAGCGCATACATCTGAGCTGCACAGCGGGTGAAGGAGATAGCACCATTTCCAGTCATCAGGTGAACCAGCATCTGAGGCACAGTAGTAGTGACAAAACAGATCTCTAGACCAGAAAGATGTGTGAGGAAGAAGTACATGGGTGTGTGGAGACATGGGTCAGCCCACACAAGTAATATGATCAGCAGGTTCCCTGCAATAGTAGCTGAGTACATGAGGAAGAATACCACAGAGAGCAGAATCTGAGTCTTGCGATGGCTGGAGAGTCCCATCAAGATGAACTCTGTGACAAAGGTGAGGTTCTCAGCTCTCATCCTGGCTGCAGAGAAAATGCAAGTTAGATTCTCTGGTGCAGTCTTAAAacccactaaggtaaaccccaaACCAGCCTGTTGAATTAAACAGCATTAGGGATATGTGCAAAAATTTATCAAATTCTGGTACATTGGACCACCCAAATATCAGTATTCCTGATACTTTCAAATTCCAATAACAAGATGGTATTTGGATTCATGACTTTTCATGGAgtctcaattttatttttattccattACACCCTATAGGGAACATTATAGTCAATGGGGAACCTACCTAGGGATTTCTGGGTGTCTGGGCtctgtttttttctcccttcggtacaggcaccaaatttgcagcatagctgctggtgcctcctttcagaagaacccccaatttttttaaaaaaaagattggactagggggtccccCAAGAATGTGCCCCTCCTCCACTGCCTCCAATGAagggaaaacaaaaaaagcaagTTCAATTGAAGCCCAGCAAAACAGAAtgaaagtcccagagaatctttTCAGTAGGAGCATTTTTACAAGCCCAACAGagccagtgcaatgtacagactGCCCAGCAAAACCCAGTGCTACTGTGGCAATGTGGCTCAACAGGACAGATCTCAAGCCCAGAATTGCAATCCAAACCATGGAGGAGGGAttgaaagcccagcagaatcaaTGCAATGTAGTGCCCAGCCAGGAAaatccagtgccactgtggcaatgccagctgtaCAATGAATCCAAATTAGGGAAGAGgattgcaagcccagcagaaccagtgcaatgtacagtgccCAGTAGAACCCAGTGCCAGAATAGAGCTAATgccaagcacagaatcacaatccaagctgtgtggggttttttgaagcccagcagaaccagtgcaatctgCTACCACATAGCAGAACCCAGTACCATTGTGACAATGAAAGCCAAAGAAGCGTAATGGCAAAGTACAGAACTTGGATCCTCCTTCATAGTAAGGCCACTCTCACCTCCACTTTGCACTACCTCTATTTTAGCGGCAATTTCTCTGCTGAGTCTCCCTTGCCCTATGCTTCAGGCATTCACCCTGTTCTCTGTTTATATTTCATGTGGTTGTTTCAATAGTTAAAAGATTTtctattgcatttttttaaaatagattcaGTTTCGAAAATGTCACTAAACTTCACTGGGAAGAAGGAAGCAATTGAGTGTCACAGAGCTAAAGGAGGATATATGCAGCTGCATTATCCTGAATTGGAACCCCTTGCTCCATCAAGGTTTGTGTTGTCTATTCAGACCGGCAGCTGGCATCCAGGATCTCAGATGGTTTTCCACACCACCCATGACCTGGTCTTTCTAAGTGGAGGAGCCAGgcagtgaacctgggaccttctgcatgcatgccaagcagatgctggaCCACAGAACCATAGCTCCAGGCAAAGCCCTCTCGCCCATCCTGTGCACAGCCAATGTCTACTgctaattgagagccagtttggtgtagtggttaagtatgaggtctcttatctgggagaactgggtttgattcatcctccacatgcacctgctgatgtgaacttgagtcagtcacaggttcttacagagatgttcttctcaagagcagtttttgtcagagctttctcatctccacctacctcacagggtttctgtagtggggagaggaagggaaaggagactgtaaaccactctgagactactttgggtagtgaaggcagggtataaatccaatctcttcttcttctaactagaAAAAAAACAAGGATGGGTCCTACCAGCTATTCATCTCAGTCTTGCCCATTTTCTCTGCCcactactagggatgtgcaaaaaaaaaaaaaaattcggaattacacggattcggaagtacacgggggaaaaaatttcggattccccatgcactactgaatacagtattcggaatagccgcatatacggtagatgcacggctattaccgaatatacggccctattataccctatgggccattgaaatcaatggcaaatagggtatatttgaagccgcctggagggggggggtttgagggagagcccccaaatttgcaggggacctgcaggggactctcccctccaacccccccaagtcccaaaaagattgagccaggggatcccattccaggggcacccaaagagggtgcccctattccatcattataccctatgggccattaaaatcaatggcaaatagagtataattgaagccgcctggagggggggggttgagggagagcccccaaatttgcaggggacctgcaggggactctcccctccaaccccccccaagtcccaaaaagattgggccaggggatcccattccaggggcacccaaagagggtgcccctattccatcattataccctatgggccattaaaatcaatggcaaatagggtataattgaagccgcctggaggggagggggtttgagggagagcccccaaatttgcaggggacctgcaggggactctcccctccaacctccccaagtcccacaaagattgggccagggggtccctgtctttgggctccccaaaaggcccattgccaacaatgatggggaaagcccaattagccacttcctccactacaattgctgtggggaaagtggctctggccagaggggggtttgagggagaggccccaaaactgcagggcagcttcaggggactccccagcatgcaacccccctggccccaaaagacagcacccatctgtgggcaccccaaaaggaacactgctcccaatggtgagaaaaaaccaattagagccacttcctcactgcaattgtcatgggaagtgtggctctggggagcaggaggttttgaggagagccccccaaactgctgtgcagcttcagggcactgtcccacacaaaacccacaaggcccaaaaaaaattggaccagggggtccaattcctggggcacccaaagccaaacctaacttcacaccagagaatctctataggccccaaatgcactacatccctctatctaatctatgaaccctgggcctgcaggcctggcaccaatataaacccagttgccaacgtcactgccacacaaaacacaatctgctcaaggtctgctctgcagacctggctgcagcaaacccagatgccagctctccagccctgccccaaacaacacggggagagctggccaaccacaaaaagcctgctggttctgggtctctcacccaggtgccagcttccctgccacagaacacacaatctacagatgccagctctccagccctgccccaaataacaaggggagagctggccaaccacaaaaagcctgctggttctgggtctctcacccaggtgccagcttccctgccacagaacacacaacctactctataaaaacaagaaagtgacccagcccacacacaccctcaccaacccccacaccaaccagaggcaatttaaaaaaacaaaacaaaaccagcagaatcacaaaaggccaagtgttaaaaaagtggccttttcaccaacaagaaaagggggacaaaagtggccttttaaacaatggaaattaggccaaacagcacctgccccaagaacccaaagaaaagagtaacagcagcagcacaacacagcacagcagcaacaaatcaaacactgaatacttttaaaacagtaaaaaattaacttttaacaatacaggaactttgccaccccctcccccccaaaaaacccttcaccctaaccccaagaaatccaagccacccaaatcaggagaagtaaaaggacactgcacttttaaaagtcctctcactaaattaagatatgggcaaattgtcaaaacccccccaccccaggccccctccccaagcagaaacccccaaataagctaccccaccaccacccaaatctggataagtaaagggactctaagtctttaaaaaaagtccttttaccaacaataaataaaaacaagaacccaaagagcgtcttaccttgtcttccagggaagtctgagtgagagagctgcagcaggcagcagcttaagcaatctctcacacacagcatggaggagtcagccaggaagggaagactccttagaaagcccttcaaagcatgcatttgcaatgaattttgcaaatgcatgctttggattggctgctggggctcctctttcccctccccccctccctgatcccagggaggttaaggcagaggcgggaagaagccactaaaggcgcctttgaagctccagaagctaattgccgccttttgttttgaattggcAGCTGTttgcttacgaatagctattcgtaactacacagcgagcctattcggctgccgtataatgggcgcttatggaagtcggctgcaggctattccgtatgcggccgaatcagcactggttcggctgtaaatacagctcggccgagccgaatgcacatccctacccaCTACAGGTGCCTCCTGCTTAGTTTTATTCTAGTAGGTCCCACAGTGGTTGAAGGGGactcttctttctccttcatcagcagaaaagctggcaGCACCAAACCCACCATTTCCTGAGCTCAGTTCTGAAACATATATGTTACATCTGGATCAGATGGTAGAAAGAACATTTCTGGAATTCGATTCCTTATTTCTGCACATCCTTAGAGCAGAGAATTAAGAAAGTGTAAGTATGGCCATACCCCAAAAGATAAACtgaaccaggagtggaattctagcaggagcacctttgcatattaggccgaccccccccccctcgcccccggatgtagccaatcctctaagagcttacaaggctcttttttataagctcttggaggactggctacatcaggggtgtgtggcttaatatacaaaggagctactgctagaattccaccctgaacTATACCAACAATATGTCACAACGTGAATTTCAAACTGCAGAATATGAGCTTCCCTTCAGATTTCTCCTGGGTGTTCCTCAACAACCAAGAAAGATTTTCTCACCTCGTAGATATCTGATAAGGTGTTCAGCAGCACAGCAAGTTTCAGTCCAATTTCTCAGGCAAGATGTTGAGGAATTTCAAGAATGGTAACTGGGTatctgtgttgatctgaagcggCAGAATGACGTTTCAGTCCAGtgacccctttaagaccaacaaagtttaattctgggtataaagcTTATACTAAACTATGTCGTTCCTGAATGTActgctggattcaaactttgtgtTAAGGACATTCATGGGTCTATCCATGTCCTGGGCAGAACACACAGCACCTGTTGCAAAGAGTTTACTGGCAGACCAAAAATAACAAATTAATAAACACACGAATGAAAACCTCtat
The sequence above is a segment of the Heteronotia binoei isolate CCM8104 ecotype False Entrance Well chromosome 15, APGP_CSIRO_Hbin_v1, whole genome shotgun sequence genome. Coding sequences within it:
- the LOC132583196 gene encoding olfactory receptor 2D3-like, with product MRAENLTFVTEFILMGLSSHRKTQILLSVVFFLMYSATIAGNLLIILLVWADPCLHTPMYFFLTHLSGLEICFVTTTVPQMLVHLMTGNGAISFTRCAAQMYALTCLGCTECFILTAMAYDRCLAICSPLVYAAVMSRKRQWQLISASWASGFLLASVNVTCTISAPFCGSNRINHFFCEQAAVFKYTCKEAHYVEPIILFVSTLVLVGPFSVILTSYGCILYSVFQMPSRVGRRKALSTCTSHLVVVILFYSILIFTYMRPGADAVIDRDKQTAVLYIVVTPLINPIIYSLRNKEIHRAVGKVLRRPGF